One Ricinus communis isolate WT05 ecotype wild-type chromosome 7, ASM1957865v1, whole genome shotgun sequence genomic region harbors:
- the LOC8277723 gene encoding calcium-binding protein KRP1 — translation MAGGFEDLLPVIAKRLGGEGLTEELCNGFKMLMDKEKGVITVESLRRNSCSVLGIKDLEEDEIVSMVKEGDLDGDGVLSEMEFCVLMFRLSPDLMQESRAWLQYALEEELNSWGL, via the coding sequence ATGGCAGGAGGTTTTGAAGACTTGTTGCCGGTGATAGCAAAGCGGCTTGGAGGAGAGGGCTTGACAGAGGAGCTGTGTAATGGGTTTAAGATGTTAATGGATAAAGAGAAGGGAGTTATTACAGTAGAGAGTTTGAGAAGGAACTCTTGCAGTGTTCTTGGTATAAAGGATTTGGAAGAAGATGAGATTGTTAGTATGGTTAAAGAAGGCGATCTTGATGGTGATGGTGTGCTTAGTGAGATGGAGTTTTGTGTTCTGATGTTCAGATTAAGTCCTGATTTGATGCAAGAATCTAGGGCGTGGCTTCAATATGCACTTGAAGAGGAGCTTAATAGCTGGGGTCTTTGA
- the LOC107260974 gene encoding uncharacterized protein LOC107260974 — protein MRQKHQGATRVKQSHLQALRKEFEVLKMKQGESVSDYFAKTLTIVNKMKANGESKGDGEVVAKILRSMTPDFNYVVCAIEEAKDTSLLSIDELQSSLLVHEQRMKKKSSLEEIQALKISSGEQFGGKGRGRGSSRGEGEEAAKHLTDLPLNASSVTSWGIFSRNVLPRR, from the coding sequence ATGAGGCAAAAACATCAAGGGGCAACAAGGGTGAAGCAGTCACATTTGCAAGCTCTACGAAAAGAGTTTGAAGTTCTTAAAATGAAGCAAGGAGAATCTGTCAGCGATTATTTTGCTAAAACTCTTACCATCGTCAACAAAATGAAGGCAAATGGGGAGAGCAAGGGAGATGGTGAAGTGGTAGCAAAAATTCTGAGATCAATGACTCCAGATTTTAACTATGTGGTGTGTGCTATTGAGGAGGCTAAGGATACAAGTCTCTTGTCAATTGATGAACTGCAAAGTAGCTTGCTCGTGCATGAGCAGCGTATGAAAAAGAAGTCTTCGCTAGAAGAAATTCAGGCTTTGAAGATTTCTTCTGGAGAACAATTTGGAGGCAAAGGTCGTGGTAGAGGAAGCTCCAGAGGGGAAGGGGAAGAGGCAGCCAAACATTTGACAGATCTACCATTGAATGCTTCAAGTGTCACAAGTTGGGGCATTTTCAGTAGGAATGTTCTGCCAAGGAGGTGA